Proteins found in one Populus alba chromosome 14, ASM523922v2, whole genome shotgun sequence genomic segment:
- the LOC118041694 gene encoding glutathione S-transferase F13 — protein MKSLARQQVTSIRGVKECGFLSSFFLKNKKLLVKSIALSSSMALKLYGAPMSTCTSRVLTCLHEKELDFELVIVDLFAGEHKQPPFLAKNPFGQIPALEDDDLTLFESRAITSYVAERFKETGYDLTRHQNIKEAALVKVWTEVESQQFHPAIAPIIFQFLVSPLQGNLPDQTIIDTNLEKLGKVLDIYEAKLASTKYLAGDFYSLADLHHLPYAYYLMKTPAATVVNDRPHVKAWWEDISSRPAFKKVAEGMNFGEK, from the exons ATGAAGTCACTAGCCAGGCAGCAGGTAACTAGTATAAGAGGAGTGAAGGAGTGTGGTTTTCTTTCatcgttttttttaaaaaataaaaaattattagtgaaATCTATTGCTCTGTCTTCATCAATGGCGCTTAAGTTGTATGGAGCACCCATGTCCACTTGCACCTCTCGTGTTCTGACCTGTCTGCATGAGAAGGAGTTAGATTTTGAGCTTGTCATAGTTGATCTTTTCGCCGGCGAACACAAGCAGCCTCCTTTCCTGGCCAAAAAC CCCTTTGGTCAGATTCCAGCACTTGAAGATGATGATCTTACTTTATTTG AATCTCGAGCAATCACATCGTACGTTGCTGAAAGATTCAAGGAAACTGGCTACGATCTTACAAGGcaccaaaacatcaaagaaGCTGCACTGGTGAAGGTTTGGACAGAGGTAGAATCCCAACAATTCCACCCTGCGATAGCGCCGATTATCTTCCAATTCTTAGTGTCTCCACTTCAAGGCAATTTACCAGATCAAACAATCATTGACACCAACTTAGAGAAGCTAGGAAAAGTGCTTGACATATATGAAGCGAAGCTGGCTAGCACCAAGTACCTTGCAGGGGATTTCTACAGCTTGGCTGACCTTCACCACCTACCTTACGCGTATTATCTCATGAAGACCCCCGCAGCTACGGTGGTGAATGACCGCCCGCATGTCAAGGCATGGTGGGAGGACATTTCCTCTAGGCCAGCTTTTAAGAAAGTGGCGGAGGGTATGAATTTTGGTGAGAAATGA
- the LOC118041381 gene encoding autophagy-related protein 18a produces the protein MSTLSAYSSPPWPNSNPNSDLLSTQDEIDSQAHSPSESQSNDSLSSTMPPDPDPDPGPNSNPNLITNYNTSISSPPQSTSTPPLISLLHLSFNQDFGCFAAGTDHGFRIYNCDPLREIFRRDFDGDGNSGGGGIGVVEMLFRCNILAIVGGGPDPQYSPNKVMIWDDHQSRCIGELSFRSEVRSVKLRRDRIIVVLEQKIFVYNFADLKLLHQIETIANPKGLCAVSHGAGSLVLVCPGLQKGQVRVEHYASKRTKFIMAHDSRIACFSLTQDGQLLVTASTKGTLVRVFNTADGTLLQEVRRGADRAEIYSLAFSSTAQWLAVSSDKGTVHVFSLKINPGSPGIDRSQSTDEPNLAVTSPASSLSFFKGVLPKYFSSEWSVAQFHLPEGSQYIVAFGHQKNTVVILGLDGSFYRCQFDPVNGGEMTQLEYHNFLNPPEAIL, from the exons ATGTCTACTCTCTCAGCTTACTCCTCTCCTCCATGGCCAAATTCAAACCCTAACTCGGACCTTCTCTCAACTCAAGATGAAATCGATTCGCAAGCTCATTCCCCGTCCGAGTCTCAATCTAACGATTCGCTGTCGTCTACTATGCCTCCGGATCCGGATCCGGATCCGGGCCCGAACTCTAACCCAAATCTCATTACCAATTACAACACCTCTATATCTTCTCCACCTCAATCAACCTCAACGCCTCCTCTGATTTCTCTCCTCCATCTCTCCTTCAACCAGGATTTTGGGTGTTTCGCTGCAGGAACTGACCACGGGTTTCGTATCTACAACTGTGACCCCTTACGCGAGATCTTCCGTCGCGATTTCGATGGCGATGGAAATAGCGGCGGCGGAGGGATTGGAGTGGTTGAGATGCTTTTTAGATGCAATATTTTAGCTATTGTTGGTGGTGGACCTGACCCCCAGTACTCTCCAAACAAGGTCATGATCTGGGACGATCATCAGAGCCGATGCATCGGGGAGCTATCGTTTCGGTCCGAGGTCCGGTCTGTGAAGCTAAGACGGGATAGGATTATTGTTGTCTTGGAgcagaagatatttgtttataacTTTGCGGATTTGAAGCTTTTGCATCAGATTGAAACAATTGCGAATCCGAAAGGGCTTTGTGCGGTTTCACATGGTGCAGGATCGTTAGTTTTGGTTTGTCCAGGATTGCAGAAAGGACAGGTTCGGGTGGAGCATTACGCGTCGAAACGAACTAAGTTTATTATGGCGCATGATTCGAGGATTGCGTGTTTTTCCCTCACGCAGGATGGGCAGTTGTTGGTTACTGCTAGCACTAAGGGGACACTCGTTCGGGTTTTCAATACAGCTGATGGTACCCTGCTTCAAGAG GTGAGGAGGGGTGCGGATAGAGCAGAAATTTATAGTTTGGCATTCTCTTCAACTGCCCAATGGCTAGCTGTCTCGAGTGATAAGGGCACTGTCCATGTTTTCAGCCTTAAGATTAATCCAGGATCTCCAGGAATTGACAGGTCACAGAGCACAGATGAGCCTAATCTTGCTGTTACATCACCTGCCTCCTCTTTATCTTTCTTCAAAG GAGTTTTACCGAAGTATTTTAGCTCAGAGTGGTCAGTGGCTCAGTTTCACTTGCCTGAGGGTTCTCAGTACATTGTTGCTTTTGGTCACCAAAAGAATACAGTGGTTATCCTTGGTTTGGATGGAAG TTTCTATCGATGTCAGTTTGACCCTGTGAATGGTGGAGAGATGACTCAGCTGGAATATCACAACTTCTTGAACCCGCCAGAAGCAATCTTATAA
- the LOC118041885 gene encoding LOW QUALITY PROTEIN: wee1-like protein kinase (The sequence of the model RefSeq protein was modified relative to this genomic sequence to represent the inferred CDS: deleted 1 base in 1 codon) has protein sequence MKRKTLTKRSYTKRNRRASSTTANMKKGTLITHLQQVQHHQIQSSSATSAAAASSSRFQNVLDSDPIDPQLLAEDVDGKDFILSQDFFCTPDYITPDNQNLLYSFDCNKENIPCPKSPEKVNTVIAKKLRQVHPLSPTLSDQQPIVDIGKDNICAEEMLIEKPSTLETKRPQNYVSQSAVFLRCRVMPPPCIKNPYLTDASEVGIDPFGNQRSKCAGFFAAFAGGDGLSRYHTDFHEIQQIGTGNFSCVFKVLKRIDGCLYAVKHSTRQLHQDAERRKALMEVQALAALGYHENIVGYYSSWFENEQLYIQMELCDGSLSINRSSESITEGEALQVLLQIAKALKFIHERGIAHLDVKPDNIYFKNGVYKLGDFGCATLLDQSLPVEEGDARYMPQEILNENYNYLDKVDIFSLGAAIYELIRGSTLPQSGSQFFNLREGKLPLLPGHSLQLQNLLKAMVCPDPIRRPSAKELIENPMFGKFKEI, from the exons atGAAGAGGAAAACCCTAACAAAGAGAAGCTATACGAAGAGAAACAGGAGGGCGAGCAGCACCACAGCCAACATGAAGAAGGGCACATTAATAACCCACTTGCAACAGGTTCAGCACCACCAAATCCAATCATCTTCTGCCACCTCAGCAGCAGCAGCGTCATCATCTCGCTTCCAGAACGTTCTGGACTCCGACCCCATCGATCCTCAGCTGCTTGCCGAGGATGTTGATGGAAAAGATTTCATCCTCAGTCAAGATTTCTTTtg CACTCCAGATTATATCACACCAGACAATCAGAACTTGCTCTACAGTTTTGATTGCAACAAG GAAAACATTCCATGCCCCAAATCACCGGAGAAAGTAAACACTGTCATAGCAAAAAAGCTTCGACAGG TTCATCCTCTCAGTCCTACATTGTCTGACCAGCAACCAATCGTGGATATCGGGAAAGATAACATCTGTGCAGAAGAAATGTTAATTGAGAAACCATCAACTCTGGAAACCAAAAGGCCTCAAAATTATGTATCACAATCTGCTGTT TTTTTACGCTGTCGGGTTATGCCCCCTCCTTGCATCAAGAACCCGTATTTAACCGATGCTTCAGAAGTGGGTATAGATCCATTTGGAAATCAAAGATCAAAATGCGCAG GATTTTTTGCAGCATTTGCAGGCGGTGATGGCCTGTCACGCTATCACACAGACTTTCATGAAATCCAG CAAATTGGAACTGGGAACTTCAGTTGTGTTTTCAAAGTTCTGAAAAGAATCGATGGTTGCTTGTATGCTGTGAAACATAGCACAAGGCAGTTGCATCAAGATGCAGAAAG GAGGAAAGCATTAATGGAGGTTCAAGCTCTAGCAGCTTTAG GATATCATGAGAACATTGTTGGATACTACTCGTCTTGGTTTGAAAATGAGCAACTCTACATTCAGATGGAACTCTGTGATGGCAGCTTATCCATTAATAGATCTTCTGAATCCATAACAGAGGGAGAAGCACTGCAAGTCTTACTTCAG ATTGCGAAGGCATTAAAGTTTATTCATGAGAGAGGAATAGCTCACTTAGATGTGAAACCTGAcaatatttatttcaagaatGGAGTTTATAAGCTCGGTGATTTTGGATGTGCAACACTTCTTGACCAGAGTCTACCAGTTGAAGAGGGTGATGCACGCTATATGCCTCAAGAAATCTTGAATGAGAATTACAATTATCTTGACAAAGTTGACATCTTTTCCTTGGGAGCAGCTATTTATGAGCTTATTAGGGGGTCAACTTTGCCACAATCAGGATCCCAGTTTTTTAACCTTAGGGAGGGCAAACTGCCTCTCCTTCCTGGTCATTCATTGCAACTTCAGAACTTGCTAAAG GCCATGGTTTGTCCTGATCCCATTCGGCGGCCTTCTGCTAAGGAATTAATCGAAAATCCAATGTTCGGTAAGTTCAAAGAAATCTAA
- the LOC118041504 gene encoding potassium transporter 5 isoform X1, producing the protein MSDEAIKAISEESREEVFSQKLNGKKLSWQKLRRNDSLEMESGKFSGRQAHGSEGASWPVILQLAFQSIGIVYGDIGTSPLYVYASTFAKGINHNDDILGVLSLIFYTLTLIPLIKYVLIVLQANDNGDGGTFALYSLICRYAKVGLIPSQQVEDRDVSNFRLELPSNRLRRASKLKSKLEKSKFAKLFLLFATMLGTSMVIGDGVLTPCISVLSAVGGIKEAASSMSQDTIVWISVAILICLFMFQRFGTDKVGYSFAPVICVWFSLIGGIGIYNLFKHDPAVVKALNPMYIVDYFRRNKKDAWISLGGVVLAITGTEALFADVGHFTVRSIQISMCAVTYPALISAYTGQAAFLRKHNDLVSATFFKSIPDPLYWPMFVVAVMASIIASQAMISGTFSIIQQSLALGCFPRVKIVHTSAKYEGQVYIPEVNYLLMVACVCVTLGFKTTTKIGNAYGIAVVFVMTLTSSFLVLIMLMIWKTKIFYVIVFVLTIGTVELLYLSSVLYKFDQGGYLPLAFAGVLMAIMYSWNNVYRRKYYYELDHKISPDKLMEVSAGNFSRLPGLAMFYSELVHGIPPIFKHYVENVPALHSVLVFVSIKTLPIGKVPAEERFLFRRVEPKELNVFRCVARYGYTDVRNEQEPFEGMLVENLKEFIRNEYWFSQACLANGEVTEKEGEPDDGQVEDTKMKQAAEKEKQQEEAEREIEIIDKACRAGVVHLIGENEVIASKGASLGDRILINYAYNFLKKNLRQSEKVFDIPHKRMLKVGMTYEL; encoded by the exons ATGTCTGATGAAGCAATAAAAGCTATCAGTGAAGAAAGCCGAGAAGAAGTGTTTTCCCAAAAACTCAATGGGAAGAAACTCTCTTGGCAAAAGCTGCGCCGGAATGACTCCTTGGAAATGGAATCCGGCAAGTTTTCTGGCCGTCAAGCCCACGGCTCCGAG GGTGCAAGTTGGCCTGTGATCTTGCAACTAGCATTCCAAAGCATAGGAATAGTGTATGGAGATATCGGTACATCACCTCTGTACGTCTACGCCAGCACCTTCGCCAAGGGGATCAACCACAACGATGACATCCTGGGTGtactttctttgattttctataCTCTCACCTTGATCCCTCTTATCAAGTACGTCTTAATCGTCTTACAGGCCAATGATAACGGCGACG GAGGGACTTTCGCCTTGTACTCACTTATATGTCGATATGCCAAAGTGGGTCTGATCCCTAGTCAACAAGTCGAAGACCGCGATGTTTCCAATTTCCGGCTGGAGTTGCCAAGCAATCGCTTACGTAGGGCATCAAAGCTCAAATCTAAGCTAGAAAAAAGCAAATTTGCTAAGCTCTTCCTCCTGTTTGCAACAATGCTCGGTACTTCCATGGTTATTGGGGATGGTGTCCTCACTCCTTGCATCTCAG TTTTATCTGCTGTGGGTGGAATCAAGGAAGCTGCATCGTCGATGAGCCAAG ATACCATCGTTTGGATATCGGTAGCGATCTTGATCTGCCTATTCATGTTTCAGAGATTTGGAACAGATAAAGTGGGCTACAGTTTTGCACCTGTGATTTGTGTCTGGTTCTCATTGATTGGCGGTATTGGCATCTACAATCTCTTCAAGCATGATCCAGCAGTGGTCAAAGCTTTGAATCCAATGTACATAGTTGATTATTTCAGGAGGAACAAAAAAGATGCATGGATTTCCCTTGGTGGCGTTGTCCTTGCCATAACAG GAACTGAAGCTCTATTTGCTGATGTTGGTCATTTCACAGTTCGGTCCATTCAAATAAGCATGTGCGCTGTGACATACCCTGCTCTCATATCGGCTTACACCGGACAAGCCGCCTTCCTTAGAAAGCACAACGATCTTGTCTCAGCGACCTTCTTCAAGTCTATTCCAG ACCCGCTGTACTGGCCAATGTTTGTGGTGGCCGTAATGGCATCAATCATTGCAAGTCAAGCCATGATTTCGGGGACATTCTCCATAATTCAACAATCACTAGCACTTGGATGTTTCCCTCGGGTGAAAATCGTGCACACATCGGCGAAGTATGAAGGGCAAGTCTACATCCCAGAAGTCAATTACCTTCTTATGGTGGCATGTGTCTGTGTCACGCTTGGCTTTAAGACTACTACCAAGATTGGCAATGCATATG GGATTGCCGTGGTCTTTGTAATGACTCTCACATCATCCTTCCTGGTACTCATCATGCTAATGATATggaaaaccaaaatattttatgtaattgtCTTCGTGCTTACAATTGGAACTGTGGAGCTTCTGTATTTAAGCTCTGTCCTCTACAAATTTGACCAAGGAGGATATCTGCCATTAGCATTTGCTGGGGTTCTAATGGCTATAATGTATAGCTGGAACAATGTGTATCGAAGAAAGTACTATTACGAGCTTGATCACAAGATTTCTCCAGACAAGCTGATGGAGGTTTCTGCAGGGAACTTTAGCAGGCTTCCTGGACTTGCCATGTTCTACTCCGAACTTGTTCACGGCATCCCACCCATCTTCAAGCACTATGTGGAGAATGTGCCTGCACTACACTCAGTCCTTGTTTTCGTATCCATCAAGACTCTGCCAATTGGCAAGGTTCCAGCTGAAGAACGTTTCCTTTTTCGTAGAGTGGAACCAAAGGAGCTCAATGTGTTCCGTTGTGTGGCCAGATATGGATACACGGACGTGCGAAATGAACAAGAGCCTTTCGAGGGAATGTTAGTTGAAAACTTGAAGGAGTTCATCAGAAACGAGTACTGGTTCTCCCAAGCATGTCTCGCTAATGGGGAGGTGACCGAGAAAGAAGGAGAACCAGATGATGGACAAGTTGAAGATACGAAGATGAAGCAAGCTGCTGAAAAAGAGAAGCAACAAGAGGAGGCAGAGAGAGAGATCGAGATCATCGACAAGGCATGCCGTGCTGGTGTTGTTCACTTGATTGGTGAGAATGAAGTGATTGCAAGCAAAGGAGCCAGTTTGGGGGATAGGATTTTAATCAATTACGCCTAcaatttcttgaagaaaaacTTGAGACAAAGTGAGAAGGTGTTCGACATTCCTCACAAGCGCATGCTTAAGGTTGGTATGACTTACGAGCTGTAA
- the LOC118041504 gene encoding potassium transporter 5 isoform X2: protein MSDEAIKAISEESREEVFSQKLNGKKLSWQKLRRNDSLEMESGKFSGRQAHGSEGASWPVILQLAFQSIGIVYGDIGTSPLYVYASTFAKGINHNDDILGVLSLIFYTLTLIPLIKYVLIVLQANDNGDGGTFALYSLICRYAKVGLIPSQQVEDRDVSNFRLELPSNRLRRASKLKSKLEKSKFAKLFLLFATMLGTSMVIGDGVLTPCISVLSAVGGIKEAASSMSQDTIVWISVAILICLFMFQRFGTDKVGYSFAPVICVWFSLIGGIGIYNLFKHDPAVVKALNPMYIVDYFRRNKKDAWISLGGVVLAITGTEALFADVGHFTVRSIQISMCAVTYPALISAYTGQAAFLRKHNDLVSATFFKSIPDPLYWPMFVVAVMASIIASQAMISGTFSIIQQSLALGCFPRVKIVHTSAKYEGQVYIPEVNYLLMVACVCVTLGFKTTTKIGNAYGNFSRLPGLAMFYSELVHGIPPIFKHYVENVPALHSVLVFVSIKTLPIGKVPAEERFLFRRVEPKELNVFRCVARYGYTDVRNEQEPFEGMLVENLKEFIRNEYWFSQACLANGEVTEKEGEPDDGQVEDTKMKQAAEKEKQQEEAEREIEIIDKACRAGVVHLIGENEVIASKGASLGDRILINYAYNFLKKNLRQSEKVFDIPHKRMLKVGMTYEL from the exons ATGTCTGATGAAGCAATAAAAGCTATCAGTGAAGAAAGCCGAGAAGAAGTGTTTTCCCAAAAACTCAATGGGAAGAAACTCTCTTGGCAAAAGCTGCGCCGGAATGACTCCTTGGAAATGGAATCCGGCAAGTTTTCTGGCCGTCAAGCCCACGGCTCCGAG GGTGCAAGTTGGCCTGTGATCTTGCAACTAGCATTCCAAAGCATAGGAATAGTGTATGGAGATATCGGTACATCACCTCTGTACGTCTACGCCAGCACCTTCGCCAAGGGGATCAACCACAACGATGACATCCTGGGTGtactttctttgattttctataCTCTCACCTTGATCCCTCTTATCAAGTACGTCTTAATCGTCTTACAGGCCAATGATAACGGCGACG GAGGGACTTTCGCCTTGTACTCACTTATATGTCGATATGCCAAAGTGGGTCTGATCCCTAGTCAACAAGTCGAAGACCGCGATGTTTCCAATTTCCGGCTGGAGTTGCCAAGCAATCGCTTACGTAGGGCATCAAAGCTCAAATCTAAGCTAGAAAAAAGCAAATTTGCTAAGCTCTTCCTCCTGTTTGCAACAATGCTCGGTACTTCCATGGTTATTGGGGATGGTGTCCTCACTCCTTGCATCTCAG TTTTATCTGCTGTGGGTGGAATCAAGGAAGCTGCATCGTCGATGAGCCAAG ATACCATCGTTTGGATATCGGTAGCGATCTTGATCTGCCTATTCATGTTTCAGAGATTTGGAACAGATAAAGTGGGCTACAGTTTTGCACCTGTGATTTGTGTCTGGTTCTCATTGATTGGCGGTATTGGCATCTACAATCTCTTCAAGCATGATCCAGCAGTGGTCAAAGCTTTGAATCCAATGTACATAGTTGATTATTTCAGGAGGAACAAAAAAGATGCATGGATTTCCCTTGGTGGCGTTGTCCTTGCCATAACAG GAACTGAAGCTCTATTTGCTGATGTTGGTCATTTCACAGTTCGGTCCATTCAAATAAGCATGTGCGCTGTGACATACCCTGCTCTCATATCGGCTTACACCGGACAAGCCGCCTTCCTTAGAAAGCACAACGATCTTGTCTCAGCGACCTTCTTCAAGTCTATTCCAG ACCCGCTGTACTGGCCAATGTTTGTGGTGGCCGTAATGGCATCAATCATTGCAAGTCAAGCCATGATTTCGGGGACATTCTCCATAATTCAACAATCACTAGCACTTGGATGTTTCCCTCGGGTGAAAATCGTGCACACATCGGCGAAGTATGAAGGGCAAGTCTACATCCCAGAAGTCAATTACCTTCTTATGGTGGCATGTGTCTGTGTCACGCTTGGCTTTAAGACTACTACCAAGATTGGCAATGCATATG GGAACTTTAGCAGGCTTCCTGGACTTGCCATGTTCTACTCCGAACTTGTTCACGGCATCCCACCCATCTTCAAGCACTATGTGGAGAATGTGCCTGCACTACACTCAGTCCTTGTTTTCGTATCCATCAAGACTCTGCCAATTGGCAAGGTTCCAGCTGAAGAACGTTTCCTTTTTCGTAGAGTGGAACCAAAGGAGCTCAATGTGTTCCGTTGTGTGGCCAGATATGGATACACGGACGTGCGAAATGAACAAGAGCCTTTCGAGGGAATGTTAGTTGAAAACTTGAAGGAGTTCATCAGAAACGAGTACTGGTTCTCCCAAGCATGTCTCGCTAATGGGGAGGTGACCGAGAAAGAAGGAGAACCAGATGATGGACAAGTTGAAGATACGAAGATGAAGCAAGCTGCTGAAAAAGAGAAGCAACAAGAGGAGGCAGAGAGAGAGATCGAGATCATCGACAAGGCATGCCGTGCTGGTGTTGTTCACTTGATTGGTGAGAATGAAGTGATTGCAAGCAAAGGAGCCAGTTTGGGGGATAGGATTTTAATCAATTACGCCTAcaatttcttgaagaaaaacTTGAGACAAAGTGAGAAGGTGTTCGACATTCCTCACAAGCGCATGCTTAAGGTTGGTATGACTTACGAGCTGTAA
- the LOC118041503 gene encoding nuclear transcription factor Y subunit B-1 yields MVDNVGNNNSDREWLKYDLAGGSTSDDGIIKEQDRLLPIANVGRIMKQILPPNAKISKEAKETMQECVSEFISFVTGEASDKCHKEKRKTVNGDDVCWALASLGFDDYSEPLKRYLYKYREVEGERASHSKASNSEEKDESSRYRGESMILKATVSPHTPLKLPGNIDRSNGLSRRF; encoded by the coding sequence ATGGTTGATAACGTAGGCAATAATAATTCAGACAGGGAATGGCTAAAGTACGACCTTGCTGGAGGCAGTACCAGTGATGATGGGATCATCAAGGAGCAAGACAGGTTGCTTCCCATAGCTAACGTGGGACGGATAATGAAGCAGATTCTGCCTCCCAACGCAAAAATCTCGAAAGAAGCCAAGGAAACCATGCAAGAATGTGTGTCTGAGTTCATCAGCTTCGTCACTGGAGAGGCATCCGACAAGTGTCACAAGGAGAAGCGCAAGACAGTAAATGGGGACGACGTCTGCTGGGCTCTTGCATCTCTAGGGTTTGATGATTATTCCGAGCCCCTAAAGAGGTATTTATACAAATATAGGGAGGTGGAAGGAGAGAGAGCTAGCCATAGCAAGGCAAGCAACAGCGAAGAAAAGGATGAATCGTCGAGGTATAGAGGTGAATCAATGATCTTGAAGGCTACTGTTTCTCCTCATACTCCATTGAAGCTCCCTGGTAATATTGATAGAAGTAATGGCCTCTCAAGGCGATTTTGA